In one window of Streptomyces roseofulvus DNA:
- the ruvA gene encoding Holliday junction branch migration protein RuvA — MIAFVSGPVAAVAPTTAVVEVGGVGMAVQCTPNTLAGLRVGEHARLATSLVVREDSLTLYGFADDDERQVFELLQTASGVGPRLAQAMLGVHSPDALRLAVSTGDEKALTAVPGIGKKGAQKLLLELKDKLGQPLGSSGLVGQQRAVAAGPTPWTEQLTAALVGLGYASREAEEAVAAVTPQAEAALAETGSAPVPQLLRAALQTLNRAR; from the coding sequence ATGATCGCCTTCGTCAGCGGCCCGGTCGCCGCCGTCGCCCCCACCACCGCCGTCGTCGAGGTCGGCGGCGTCGGCATGGCCGTGCAGTGCACCCCGAACACCCTCGCCGGCCTCCGCGTCGGCGAGCACGCGCGGCTCGCCACCTCCCTCGTCGTCCGGGAGGACTCCCTCACCCTGTACGGCTTCGCCGACGACGACGAGCGCCAGGTCTTCGAGCTCCTCCAGACCGCCAGCGGCGTCGGACCCCGGCTCGCCCAGGCCATGCTCGGCGTGCACAGCCCCGACGCGCTGCGCCTCGCCGTCTCCACCGGAGACGAGAAGGCCCTCACCGCCGTCCCCGGCATCGGCAAGAAGGGCGCCCAGAAACTGCTCCTGGAGCTGAAGGACAAGCTCGGCCAGCCCCTCGGCAGCAGCGGACTCGTCGGCCAGCAGCGCGCCGTCGCCGCCGGCCCCACCCCCTGGACCGAGCAGCTCACCGCCGCCCTCGTCGGCCTCGGCTACGCGTCCCGCGAGGCCGAGGAGGCCGTCGCCGCGGTCACCCCGCAGGCCGAGGCCGCGCTCGCCGAGACCGGCTCCGCGCCCGTGCCCCAGTTGCTGCGCGCCGCCCTGCAGACGCTCAACCGCGCCCGCTGA
- the ruvC gene encoding crossover junction endodeoxyribonuclease RuvC: MRVLGVDPGLTRCGVGVVEGVAGRPLTMLGVGVVRTPADADIGPRLVGIERGIEEWLDRFQPELVAVERVFSQHNVRTVMGTAQASAVAMLCASRRGIPVALHTPSEVKAAVTGSGRADKAQVGAMVTRLLRLAAPPKPADAADALALAICHIWRAPAQNRLQQAVALHASKGRTS; this comes from the coding sequence GTGCGCGTACTGGGGGTGGACCCGGGACTGACCCGATGCGGTGTCGGTGTCGTCGAGGGCGTCGCGGGACGGCCGCTCACCATGCTCGGCGTCGGCGTCGTCCGCACCCCCGCCGACGCCGACATCGGTCCCCGCCTGGTCGGCATCGAGCGCGGCATAGAGGAGTGGCTCGACCGCTTCCAGCCCGAACTGGTCGCCGTCGAGCGGGTGTTCAGCCAGCACAACGTGCGGACGGTGATGGGCACCGCCCAGGCCAGCGCCGTCGCCATGCTCTGCGCCTCCCGCCGCGGCATCCCCGTCGCCCTGCACACCCCCAGCGAGGTCAAGGCGGCCGTCACCGGCTCCGGCCGCGCCGACAAGGCCCAGGTCGGCGCCATGGTCACCCGGCTGCTCCGGCTCGCCGCCCCGCCCAAGCCGGCCGACGCGGCCGACGCCCTCGCCCTCGCCATCTGCCACATCTGGCGCGCCCCCGCGCAGAACCGCCTCCAGCAGGCCGTCGCCCTGCACGCCTCGAAAGGCCGCACGTCATGA
- a CDS encoding YebC/PmpR family DNA-binding transcriptional regulator, with protein MSGHSKWATTKHKKAVIDAKRGKLFAKLIKNIEVAARTGGADPEGNPTLFDAIQKAKKQSVPNKNIDSAVKRGGGLEAGGVDYATIMYEGYGPNGVAVLIECLTDNRNRAASDVRVAMTRNGGSMADPGSVSYLFNRKGVVVLPKGDRTEDDVLEVVLDAGAEEVNDLGESFEVISEATDLVAVRTALQEAGIDYDSAESSFVPTMQVELDEEGARKMFKLIDALEDSDDVQNVFANFDVSDEVMEKVDA; from the coding sequence ATGTCCGGCCACTCTAAATGGGCTACGACGAAGCACAAGAAGGCCGTGATCGACGCCAAGCGCGGCAAGCTCTTCGCGAAGCTGATCAAGAACATCGAGGTCGCGGCCCGCACCGGCGGCGCCGACCCCGAGGGCAACCCGACCCTCTTCGACGCCATCCAGAAGGCGAAGAAGCAGTCGGTGCCGAACAAGAACATCGACTCCGCGGTCAAGCGCGGCGGCGGCCTGGAGGCCGGCGGCGTCGACTACGCCACGATCATGTACGAGGGCTACGGCCCGAACGGCGTCGCGGTGCTCATCGAGTGCCTCACCGACAACCGCAACCGCGCCGCCTCCGACGTGCGCGTCGCCATGACCCGCAACGGCGGCTCGATGGCCGACCCGGGCTCCGTCTCGTACCTGTTCAACCGCAAGGGCGTCGTCGTGCTCCCCAAGGGCGACCGGACCGAGGACGACGTCCTGGAGGTCGTGCTCGACGCGGGCGCCGAGGAGGTCAACGACCTCGGCGAGTCCTTCGAGGTCATCAGCGAGGCCACCGACCTGGTCGCGGTCCGCACCGCCCTCCAGGAGGCCGGCATCGACTACGACTCGGCCGAGTCCAGCTTCGTCCCGACCATGCAGGTCGAGCTCGACGAGGAGGGCGCGCGCAAGATGTTCAAGCTGATCGACGCGCTGGAGGACAGCGACGACGTGCAGAACGTCTTCGCCAACTTCGACGTCAGCGACGAGGTCATGGAGAAGGTCGACGCCTGA
- the pdxT gene encoding pyridoxal 5'-phosphate synthase glutaminase subunit PdxT, with amino-acid sequence MSTTPVIGVLALQGDVREHLIALASADAVARPVRRPEELAEVDGLVLPGGESTTISKLAVLFGLMEPVRERIAAGMPVYGTCAGLIMLADKILDPRSGQETFGGIDMIVRRNAFGRQNESFEAGVTVAGVDTPVEGVFIRAPWVESVGAEVEVLAEHEGHIVAVRQGNALATSFHPELTGDHRVHELFVDMVRAER; translated from the coding sequence ATGAGCACCACCCCCGTGATCGGAGTCCTGGCCCTCCAGGGCGACGTCCGGGAGCACCTGATCGCCCTGGCCTCGGCGGACGCCGTGGCCAGGCCGGTCCGGCGCCCCGAAGAGCTCGCCGAGGTCGACGGCCTGGTCCTCCCCGGCGGCGAGTCCACCACCATCTCCAAGCTGGCCGTCCTCTTCGGCCTGATGGAGCCGGTCCGCGAGCGGATCGCCGCGGGCATGCCGGTCTACGGCACCTGCGCCGGCCTGATCATGCTCGCCGACAAGATCCTCGACCCGCGCTCGGGCCAGGAGACCTTCGGCGGCATCGACATGATCGTCCGCCGCAACGCCTTCGGGCGGCAGAACGAGTCCTTCGAGGCGGGCGTCACCGTCGCCGGGGTGGACACGCCCGTCGAGGGCGTCTTCATCCGCGCCCCCTGGGTCGAGTCCGTCGGCGCCGAGGTCGAGGTGCTCGCCGAGCACGAGGGCCACATCGTGGCCGTCCGGCAGGGCAACGCGCTCGCCACCTCGTTCCACCCCGAGCTGACCGGGGACCACCGCGTCCACGAGCTCTTCGTCGACATGGTGCGCGCCGAGCGGTGA
- the pdxS gene encoding pyridoxal 5'-phosphate synthase lyase subunit PdxS: MSSSTTPQTPETGTARVKRGMAEQLKGGVIMDVVNAEQAKIAEDAGAVAVMALERVPADIRKDGGVARMSDPNMIEEIIGAVSIPVMAKSRIGHFVEAQVLQSLGVDYIDESEVLTPADEINHSDKWAFTTPFVCGATNLGEALRRIAEGAAMIRSKGEAGTGNVVEAVRHLRQIKNEIAKLRGFDNNELYAAAKELRAPYELVKEVAELGKLPVVLFSAGGVATPADAALMRQLGAEGVFVGSGIFKSGDPAKRAAAIVKATTFYDDPKIIADASRNLGEAMVGINCDTLPESERYANRGW, encoded by the coding sequence GTGTCCAGCTCCACCACCCCCCAGACCCCCGAGACCGGCACCGCCCGCGTGAAGCGCGGCATGGCCGAGCAGCTCAAGGGCGGCGTGATCATGGACGTGGTCAACGCCGAGCAGGCGAAGATCGCCGAGGACGCCGGCGCCGTCGCCGTCATGGCCCTGGAGCGGGTCCCCGCGGACATCCGCAAGGACGGCGGCGTGGCCCGCATGTCCGACCCGAACATGATCGAGGAGATCATCGGCGCGGTCTCCATCCCGGTGATGGCCAAGTCCCGCATCGGTCACTTCGTCGAGGCCCAGGTCCTCCAGTCCCTCGGCGTCGACTACATCGACGAGTCCGAGGTCCTCACCCCGGCCGACGAGATCAACCACTCCGACAAGTGGGCCTTCACCACCCCCTTCGTCTGTGGCGCCACCAACCTGGGCGAGGCCCTCCGCCGCATCGCCGAGGGCGCGGCCATGATCCGCTCCAAGGGCGAGGCCGGCACCGGCAACGTCGTCGAGGCCGTCCGCCACCTGCGCCAGATCAAGAACGAGATCGCCAAGCTGCGCGGCTTCGACAACAACGAGCTGTACGCCGCCGCCAAGGAGCTGCGCGCCCCGTACGAGCTCGTCAAGGAGGTCGCCGAGCTCGGCAAGCTCCCCGTGGTGCTGTTCTCCGCCGGTGGTGTCGCCACCCCCGCCGACGCCGCGCTGATGCGCCAGCTCGGTGCCGAGGGCGTCTTCGTCGGCTCCGGCATCTTCAAGTCGGGCGACCCGGCCAAGCGCGCCGCCGCCATCGTGAAGGCCACCACCTTCTACGACGACCCGAAGATCATCGCGGACGCCTCCCGCAACCTCGGCGAGGCCATGGTCGGCATCAACTGCGACACCCTCCCCGAGTCCGAGCGCTACGCCAACCGGGGCTGGTAA
- a CDS encoding MBL fold metallo-hydrolase: MRVTRLDLGSFTRPAEEYGGLHARVEPALAYLVRHPSGTLLFDTGMGEGSPETDAHYRIVRRPLTVPPAEVDAIVNCHLHFDHIGGNQRFPGIPALVQCGELATARAGAYTIDSLLPGVAWTEIDGEHEIAPGIRIVPTPGHVDGHQSLVLDHGDRLTVLAGQAYDRAGEWGTPYRPWLGRLAALAAGRPVRVLFAHDHDLWEGVLPPPG, encoded by the coding sequence ATGCGCGTCACGCGGCTCGACCTCGGGTCCTTCACCCGCCCCGCCGAGGAGTACGGCGGCCTCCACGCGCGCGTGGAGCCGGCCCTCGCCTACCTCGTCCGCCACCCCTCCGGCACCCTCCTCTTCGACACCGGCATGGGCGAGGGCTCGCCCGAGACCGACGCCCACTACCGGATCGTCCGCCGCCCCCTCACCGTCCCGCCCGCCGAGGTGGACGCGATCGTCAACTGCCACCTCCACTTCGACCACATCGGCGGCAACCAGCGCTTCCCCGGCATCCCCGCCCTGGTGCAGTGCGGCGAGCTGGCCACCGCGCGGGCGGGCGCGTACACCATCGACAGCCTCCTCCCCGGCGTCGCCTGGACGGAGATCGACGGCGAGCACGAGATCGCCCCCGGGATCCGGATCGTGCCGACGCCCGGCCACGTCGACGGGCACCAGTCGCTCGTGCTCGACCACGGCGACCGGCTGACGGTCCTGGCGGGACAGGCGTACGACCGGGCGGGCGAGTGGGGGACCCCGTACCGGCCCTGGCTCGGCCGGCTCGCCGCACTCGCGGCCGGCCGGCCGGTCCGCGTCCTGTTCGCCCACGACCACGACCTTTGGGAAGGTGTGCTGCCACCGCCCGGGTAG
- a CDS encoding glycosyltransferase family 4 protein, with translation MKIGIVCPYSWDVPGGVQFHIRDLAEHLIRLGHEVSVLAPADDDTPLPSYVVSAGRAVPVSYNGSVARLSFGFLSAARVRRWLHDGTFDVVHIHEPTSPSLGLLTCWAAQGPIVATFHTSNPRSRAMIAAYPILQPALEKISARIAVSEYARRTLVEHLGGDAVVIPNGVDVDFFAGAEPKAEWQGETLGFIGRIDEPRKGLPVLMKALPRILTERPEARLLVAGRGDEEEAVASLPAEMRSRVEFLGMVSDEDKARLLRSVDVYVAPNTGGESFGIILVEALSAGAPVLAADLDAFAQVLDQGAAGELFANEDADALAEAAIRLLADPVRREELSARGSAHVRRFDWSTVGADILAVYETVTDGAAAVDTDEKTGGLRARLGL, from the coding sequence GTGAAGATCGGGATCGTCTGCCCGTACTCCTGGGACGTACCGGGCGGCGTCCAGTTCCACATCCGCGACCTCGCGGAGCATCTGATCCGGCTCGGCCACGAGGTCTCCGTCCTCGCCCCCGCCGACGACGACACCCCGCTGCCGTCGTACGTCGTCTCCGCCGGCCGGGCCGTGCCCGTGTCGTACAACGGCTCGGTGGCCCGGCTCAGCTTCGGCTTCCTCTCCGCGGCGCGGGTCCGCCGCTGGCTGCACGACGGCACCTTCGACGTCGTCCACATCCACGAGCCGACCTCCCCCTCGCTGGGGCTGCTCACCTGCTGGGCGGCGCAGGGCCCGATCGTGGCCACCTTCCACACCTCGAACCCGCGCTCGCGGGCGATGATCGCCGCCTACCCGATCCTCCAGCCGGCGCTGGAGAAGATCAGCGCCCGGATCGCGGTCAGCGAGTACGCCCGCCGGACGCTGGTGGAGCACCTCGGCGGCGACGCCGTCGTCATCCCCAACGGCGTCGACGTCGACTTCTTCGCCGGCGCGGAGCCGAAGGCGGAGTGGCAGGGGGAGACGCTGGGCTTCATCGGGCGGATCGACGAGCCCCGCAAGGGCCTGCCGGTCCTGATGAAGGCGCTGCCCCGGATCCTCACCGAGCGGCCGGAAGCCCGGCTCCTGGTCGCCGGGCGCGGCGACGAGGAGGAGGCGGTGGCCTCGCTGCCGGCCGAGATGCGCTCCCGGGTGGAGTTCCTCGGCATGGTCAGCGACGAGGACAAGGCGCGGCTGCTGCGGAGCGTCGACGTGTACGTGGCGCCCAACACCGGCGGCGAGTCCTTCGGCATCATCCTCGTCGAGGCGCTGTCGGCGGGCGCGCCGGTCCTCGCGGCCGACCTGGACGCGTTCGCGCAGGTCCTCGACCAGGGCGCGGCCGGCGAGCTGTTCGCCAACGAGGACGCGGACGCGCTGGCCGAGGCGGCGATCCGGCTGCTCGCCGACCCCGTCCGGCGCGAGGAGCTGAGCGCGCGCGGCTCGGCCCACGTACGGCGCTTCGACTGGTCCACGGTCGGCGCGGACATCCTGGCGGTCTACGAGACGGTCACGGACGGCGCGGCGGCGGTCGACACGGACGAGAAGACGGGCGGCCTCCGAGCCAGGCTGGGCCTGTAA
- a CDS encoding phosphatidylinositol mannoside acyltransferase translates to MSALKDKVADGLYGLGWATVKKLPEPAARALGRKIADTVWKRRGKGVLRLEANLARVVPDATPERLAELSRAGMRSYMRYWMESFRLPTWSSERAANGFAPKDAHHLTEALASGRGVVLALPHMGNWDLAGVWVTRALGVPFTTVAERLKPESLYDRFVAYRESLGMEVLPHTGGAAFGTLARRLRAGGLVCLVADRDLSASGVEVSFFGEPTRMPAGPAMLALQTGALLLPVTLWYDGSDTMQGQVHAPLDVPGSGTRAEKASLMTQALADVFAGAIADHPEDWHMLQRLWLADLEERTP, encoded by the coding sequence GTGAGCGCGCTGAAGGACAAGGTGGCCGACGGGCTGTACGGGCTCGGCTGGGCGACCGTCAAGAAGCTCCCCGAGCCGGCGGCCAGGGCCCTCGGCCGGAAGATCGCCGACACCGTGTGGAAGCGGCGCGGCAAGGGCGTGCTGCGGCTGGAGGCCAACCTCGCGCGCGTGGTGCCGGACGCCACGCCCGAGCGGCTCGCCGAGCTGTCCCGGGCCGGCATGCGCTCGTACATGCGCTACTGGATGGAGTCCTTCCGGCTGCCCACCTGGAGCAGCGAGCGGGCCGCGAACGGCTTCGCGCCCAAGGACGCCCACCACCTCACGGAGGCGCTCGCCTCCGGCCGCGGCGTCGTCCTGGCCCTGCCCCACATGGGTAACTGGGACCTGGCCGGCGTGTGGGTGACCCGCGCCCTCGGCGTGCCCTTCACCACCGTCGCCGAGCGGCTCAAGCCCGAGTCGCTGTACGACCGCTTCGTCGCCTACCGCGAGTCCCTCGGCATGGAGGTGCTGCCGCACACCGGCGGCGCCGCCTTCGGCACCCTGGCCCGGCGGCTGCGGGCCGGCGGCCTGGTCTGCCTGGTCGCCGACCGGGACCTGTCCGCCTCCGGCGTCGAGGTCTCCTTCTTCGGCGAGCCCACCCGGATGCCCGCGGGCCCGGCGATGCTGGCGCTCCAGACCGGCGCGCTGCTGCTGCCGGTGACCCTCTGGTACGACGGCTCCGACACCATGCAGGGCCAGGTGCACGCGCCGTTGGACGTGCCCGGGTCAGGCACCCGGGCCGAAAAGGCGTCCCTGATGACACAGGCCCTCGCGGACGTCTTCGCCGGGGCCATCGCGGACCACCCGGAGGACTGGCACATGCTCCAGCGCCTCTGGCTGGCCGACCTGGAGGAGCGCACACCGTGA
- the pgsA gene encoding phosphatidylinositol phosphate synthase, which produces MLNKYARAFFTRVLTPFAAFLLRRGVSPDAVTLIGTAGVVAGALVFFPRGEFFWGTIVITLFVFSDLVDGNMARQAGVSSRWGAFLDSTLDRVADGAIFGGFALWYAGRGDDNVLCAVSIFCLASGQVVSYTKARGESIGLPVAVNGLVERAERLVISLVAAGLAGLHAFGVPGVDVLLPIALWIVAAGSAVTLGQRVVTVRREAAEADAAAATGGGGAST; this is translated from the coding sequence ATGCTGAACAAGTACGCGCGTGCGTTTTTTACGCGTGTCCTCACACCGTTCGCCGCGTTTCTCCTCCGCCGGGGCGTCAGCCCCGACGCCGTGACGCTGATCGGCACGGCGGGAGTGGTCGCCGGTGCGCTGGTCTTCTTCCCCAGGGGCGAGTTCTTCTGGGGCACGATCGTGATCACGCTCTTCGTCTTCTCCGACCTGGTCGACGGCAACATGGCCCGCCAGGCCGGGGTCTCCAGCCGCTGGGGCGCGTTCCTCGACTCGACCCTCGACCGGGTCGCCGACGGGGCGATCTTCGGCGGCTTCGCCCTCTGGTACGCGGGCCGGGGCGACGACAACGTGCTCTGCGCGGTGTCGATCTTCTGCCTCGCGAGCGGCCAGGTCGTCTCGTACACCAAGGCGCGTGGCGAATCGATTGGCCTGCCGGTCGCGGTGAACGGCCTGGTCGAGCGGGCCGAGCGCCTGGTGATCTCGCTGGTCGCCGCCGGCCTCGCCGGGCTGCACGCCTTCGGCGTGCCGGGCGTCGACGTGCTCCTCCCGATCGCGCTGTGGATCGTCGCCGCCGGTTCGGCCGTGACCCTCGGACAGCGGGTCGTGACGGTACGCAGGGAGGCCGCGGAGGCCGACGCCGCCGCGGCGACCGGGGGAGGCGGGGCGAGCACGTGA
- a CDS encoding elongation factor G-like protein EF-G2 translates to MGDKAHTPAGAAGRAPTADRPSEVRNVVLVGHSGSGKTTLVEALAQTAGALGRPGRVEDGATVSDYDEIEHRQHRSVQLSLVPVGWEGFKINLLDTPGYADFVGELRAGLRAADAALFVVSAAQEADAVAASTRMVWEECAAVGMPRAIVVTHLDTARTGFDELTGVCAGLFGGDDPDAVLPLYLPVYGPEGADGHAPATGLIGLLTERVLDYATGERRELPPGDADREVIAAARARLIEGIIAESEDETLMDRYLGGEEIDVETLVGDLEKAVARGGFHPVLAAAPAAGGGGQGLGTVELLELITRGFPSPLEHEPPAVTTPDGTPRPPLACDPDGPLVAEVVKTAADPYQGRISLVRVLSGTLRPDETVHVSGHGLADRGHEDHDVDERLGALTSPFGKQQRPMAHCVAGDLACVARLGRAETGDTLSAKDDPLLIEPWQMPEPLLPLAVEAHSKADEDRLSQGLGKLVAEDPTLRLEQNQDTGQVVLWCLGEAHQDVVLERLRGRYGVRVDAVPYRVPLRETFGAPASGRGRHVKQSGGHGQFAICEIDVEPLPPGSGIEFVDKVVGGAVPRPFIGSVEKGVRAQAARGVAAGHPLVDVRVTLKDGKAHSVDSSDAAFQTAGALALREAAAEVPVHLLEPVAEVRVLVPDEYVGAVMSDLSGRRGRVVGTDQAGPGRTVVRAEVPEIEIGRYAVDLRSVSHGTGRFDRSYARHEPMPPQLAERLREQAGKRS, encoded by the coding sequence ATGGGCGACAAGGCGCACACCCCCGCCGGAGCCGCCGGCAGGGCACCGACGGCCGACCGGCCCTCGGAGGTACGGAACGTGGTGCTGGTCGGCCACAGCGGATCGGGCAAGACGACGCTGGTCGAGGCGCTCGCCCAGACCGCCGGGGCGCTGGGCCGGCCCGGCCGGGTCGAGGACGGGGCGACGGTCTCCGACTACGACGAGATCGAGCACCGGCAGCACCGTTCCGTCCAGCTCTCCCTCGTGCCGGTCGGCTGGGAGGGCTTCAAGATCAATCTGCTGGACACCCCCGGATACGCCGACTTCGTCGGGGAGCTGAGGGCCGGTCTGCGCGCGGCGGACGCGGCCCTCTTCGTCGTCTCGGCGGCCCAGGAGGCCGACGCGGTCGCCGCCTCCACCCGGATGGTCTGGGAGGAGTGCGCGGCCGTCGGCATGCCCCGCGCGATCGTCGTGACCCACCTCGACACCGCCCGCACCGGCTTCGACGAGCTGACCGGCGTCTGCGCCGGGCTCTTCGGCGGGGACGACCCCGACGCCGTCCTCCCCCTCTACCTGCCGGTGTACGGCCCCGAGGGCGCGGACGGCCACGCCCCCGCCACCGGTCTGATCGGCCTGCTCACGGAGCGGGTCCTCGACTACGCCACGGGCGAGCGGCGCGAACTGCCGCCCGGCGACGCCGACCGGGAGGTGATCGCCGCGGCCCGGGCCCGGCTCATCGAGGGGATCATCGCCGAGAGCGAGGACGAGACCCTGATGGACCGCTATCTCGGCGGCGAGGAGATCGACGTGGAGACGCTCGTCGGCGACCTGGAGAAGGCGGTCGCCCGGGGCGGCTTCCACCCGGTGCTGGCCGCCGCGCCCGCCGCCGGGGGAGGCGGGCAGGGCCTCGGCACCGTCGAGCTCCTGGAGCTGATCACCCGCGGCTTCCCCTCGCCGCTGGAGCACGAGCCGCCCGCCGTCACGACCCCCGACGGCACCCCCCGGCCGCCGCTCGCCTGCGACCCCGACGGTCCGCTGGTCGCCGAGGTGGTGAAGACCGCCGCCGACCCCTACCAGGGCCGGATCTCCCTGGTCCGGGTCCTCTCCGGCACCCTCCGTCCCGACGAGACGGTGCACGTCTCCGGGCACGGCCTCGCCGACCGGGGCCACGAGGACCACGACGTCGACGAACGGCTCGGCGCCCTGACCTCGCCGTTCGGCAAGCAGCAGCGGCCGATGGCGCACTGCGTCGCGGGCGACCTGGCGTGCGTGGCCCGGCTGGGCCGCGCCGAGACCGGCGACACCCTCTCGGCCAAGGACGACCCGCTCCTGATCGAGCCGTGGCAGATGCCCGAACCGCTGCTGCCGCTCGCCGTCGAGGCGCACAGCAAGGCCGACGAGGACCGGCTCTCGCAGGGCCTGGGGAAGCTGGTCGCCGAGGACCCGACCCTCCGCCTGGAACAGAACCAGGACACCGGGCAGGTCGTCCTGTGGTGTCTGGGCGAGGCCCACCAGGACGTCGTCCTGGAGCGGCTGCGCGGCCGCTACGGGGTGCGCGTCGACGCCGTCCCGTACCGGGTGCCGTTGCGCGAGACCTTCGGCGCCCCCGCCTCCGGCCGCGGACGGCACGTCAAACAGTCCGGTGGGCACGGCCAGTTCGCCATCTGCGAGATCGACGTCGAACCGCTGCCGCCGGGCAGCGGCATCGAGTTCGTCGACAAGGTGGTGGGCGGCGCGGTCCCCCGCCCGTTCATCGGCTCCGTCGAGAAGGGCGTACGCGCCCAGGCCGCGCGCGGGGTCGCCGCCGGGCATCCGCTGGTCGACGTCCGGGTCACCCTGAAGGACGGCAAGGCGCACTCGGTGGACTCCTCCGACGCCGCCTTCCAGACGGCCGGGGCGCTCGCCCTGCGCGAGGCGGCCGCCGAGGTGCCGGTCCACCTCCTGGAGCCGGTCGCCGAGGTGCGGGTGCTCGTCCCCGACGAGTACGTCGGCGCGGTGATGAGCGACCTGTCCGGCCGGCGCGGCCGGGTCGTCGGCACCGACCAGGCGGGGCCGGGCCGCACGGTCGTCCGGGCCGAGGTCCCGGAGATCGAGATCGGCCGGTACGCCGTCGACCTGCGGTCCGTCTCGCACGGCACCGGCCGCTTCGACCGCAGCTACGCCCGGCACGAGCCGATGCCCCCTCAGCTCGCCGAACGCCTCCGCGAACAGGCTGGAAAACGCTCTTAG
- a CDS encoding HIT domain-containing protein — MLHDMTTEPEQQIGVGAPDAFQRLWTPHRMAYIQGENKPTGPGADDGCPFCSIPSKSDEDALVIARGSSVYAVLNLYPYNGGHLMVVPYRHVADYTDLDAAETAELADFTKRAMIALRVASGAHGFNIGMNQGAVAGAGIAAHLHQHVVPRWGGDTNFMPVVGHTKILPQLLADTRKMLADAWPATV, encoded by the coding sequence ATGCTGCACGACATGACGACTGAGCCGGAGCAGCAGATCGGAGTCGGGGCGCCGGACGCGTTCCAGCGCCTGTGGACGCCCCACCGGATGGCGTACATCCAGGGCGAGAACAAGCCGACCGGGCCGGGCGCCGACGACGGCTGTCCGTTCTGCTCGATCCCCTCGAAGTCGGACGAGGACGCGCTGGTGATAGCGCGTGGCTCCAGCGTGTACGCGGTCCTCAACCTCTACCCGTACAACGGCGGGCACCTGATGGTCGTCCCGTACCGGCACGTCGCCGACTACACCGACCTGGACGCGGCGGAGACGGCCGAGCTGGCCGACTTCACCAAGCGGGCGATGATCGCCCTGCGGGTGGCCTCCGGGGCGCACGGCTTCAACATCGGCATGAACCAGGGCGCCGTGGCCGGCGCCGGGATCGCCGCCCACCTGCACCAGCACGTGGTGCCGCGCTGGGGCGGGGACACCAACTTCATGCCGGTCGTCGGGCACACCAAGATCCTGCCGCAGCTGCTCGCCGACACCCGGAAGATGCTGGCCGACGCCTGGCCGGCCACCGTCTGA
- a CDS encoding potassium channel family protein, with protein sequence MSDRPPTSPRQERWDRRMEVPLAVASAVYLAGYAVRVLARDQLPRAGVDLCLGAILGAWSVFVADYVVRLRLSGLRPLRFVRTHLLDTVVVLLPLLRPVRMVSLYDRVQRRRDEPRLSLYARVMVYSGLTVSLLGFAAALTVYHYEVDAPGASIRTFGDSVWWACATLATVGYGDMVPVTPVGRLVAVGLMACGLALLGAVTGSFSSWLIQAFTREDEKPGGGRGGDEGRPPGGFPGAS encoded by the coding sequence ATGAGCGACAGGCCCCCGACTTCGCCCCGCCAGGAACGGTGGGACCGCCGCATGGAGGTCCCTCTCGCCGTGGCGTCCGCCGTCTACCTCGCGGGGTACGCGGTCCGCGTCCTCGCCCGCGACCAGCTGCCCCGGGCGGGCGTGGACCTCTGCCTCGGGGCGATCCTGGGGGCCTGGTCGGTCTTCGTCGCCGACTACGTCGTACGGCTCCGGCTCAGCGGTCTGCGCCCCCTGCGCTTCGTCCGCACCCACCTCCTCGACACGGTCGTCGTGCTGCTGCCGCTGCTGCGCCCGGTGCGGATGGTGAGCCTCTACGACAGGGTCCAGCGCCGCCGGGACGAGCCGCGGCTCAGTCTCTACGCCCGAGTGATGGTCTACTCCGGCCTCACGGTCTCCCTCCTCGGCTTCGCCGCCGCGCTGACCGTCTACCACTACGAGGTCGACGCCCCCGGCGCCTCGATCCGCACCTTCGGCGACTCGGTGTGGTGGGCCTGCGCCACGCTGGCGACGGTCGGCTACGGCGACATGGTCCCGGTGACCCCGGTCGGGCGGCTGGTCGCGGTGGGGCTGATGGCGTGCGGCCTGGCGCTGCTCGGCGCGGTGACGGGTTCGTTCTCGTCGTGGCTGATCCAGGCGTTCACCCGGGAGGACGAGAAGCCGGGGGGCGGCAGAGGCGGAGACGAGGGAAGGCCCCCGGGGGGTTTCCCGGGGGCCTCCTGA